The genomic region GGCGCAGATGTACCACGGCGTCGTAGGCCACGCTCGCATGCCGGCGAACAATGCTCGCGTGCGCGGCCAGAAAACTTTCTTCGAACTTTCGGAAGGGGAGGTCCCCGGGATGCCACAGCCATTCGCCCCGGTGCCGCCCCCGGCGTAACGACTCGGCGGTTGCCCACTCGTGCAGAACCGATCCGTCGGATACGAATCCGGCACCGGCACGCGCTTCCGAATCGACCCGCGCCTCGAATGCGCGGATCGGGATCTCGACCGTATCGGTGAGCCTTCGTTCGACACCGGGTGCAATAGTTTCGGACGGTACCGAGATGCGCGGGACACCGGTGGCCAGGGACAATGCGGTGGTAACCGTGTACTTGCCGGCCGGTGAAGCTCCGGTTACTGCCAACCGTAGCTCTGGTGAATCCTTCATCAAGGTCCTCGTATGGCGGTCTCGAAGCTCGTGGAAAGATTAGTAATCAGGTGATAACTTGTCAACATGAAGGCGAGGCTCAGCGCGGCCGAACGCCGCGAGAAGATTCTCGAGGCCGCCGGCCGGGCATTTTCCAGGGGCGGTTACGCCGGTACCAGCACGGATGTGGTGGCACTGGAGGCCGGTGTTTCCCAGCCCTATGTCGTCCGGATCTTCGGAAGTAAGTCCGAACTGTTCCTGGAAGTATTCGACCGAGCGGTACGGGCGCTGCTGTCGGCGTTCGAGGCCGAACTCGCGGGGCCGGAATCGGCGACCGCGCCGGACGTCTGGGATCGGCTCGGCGCGGTGTACAACACTCTGGTCGCCGACCGGGACGTGCTCATGGTGCTGCTGCAGGGTTTCAGCGCCGCGGCGGCATCGCCGCAGGTCGCGGGGGCCGCCCGCGGCTTCGTCTCGTCGTTGTACAACCTGCTGGTGACCCGCACCGGATGCGCGCCGGAACGGGCCCAGCAGTTCATCGCCAACGGCATGCTGCTCAACGCGCTGCTCGCCATGGACGCACCCGCGCACGCCGCGGACGACGCGGGTCTGGCGGCGCTGTCGCAGTGCGCGCTCGGATACGGCTGCGGCGTCGAGGGCGACTGGCCGCAACTCGATCCGTCCGGTGACGTGGCCGTCAGTCCGGCAGTTGATGGGCGAGCAGACAGGAACCCACCATCCCGTTGAACTCCTTGATCAGCATGTCCGCGCTGCGCCACCGCTGTCCGCCGCGGTTGACGATCGAGACCCGCCGGACCTCGGCGGTGCCGTCGAACGGCGCCGCGGTCGGGCGGTCCGGTCCCGACGCGCTGATCTCGAGTTTGCGCATCCACAGCGTGTTGCTGCGCGCGCGGTCCAGATCGTCCAGCCGATAGAGCAGGATCTGGGACAGCTGCGCGGCCCCGACCACGATGTCGACGATCGAGGACGAGTCCGGATGGGCCGATTCCGCGCCCGAATACCGCCGATCGCCGTCGAGGGTGATCTGCTGCCGGCCGGTGATCCGGGTGGCGGCCTCGTCGATGACCAGGTCGGTCGCGGACAGGGAATGCCGCTTCAGGCCGTGCAGGAAGTGGTGCGGTTGCGGGCCGAAGATCGCCGCAAGCGAGTCGGCGTGGTCCACCCCGGGCAGGTCGACCGGGCCGGAACCCTGCACGTGCGCGAAGGTGAGCGTGCCGGTCAGCGCGCCCACCCGGAACTTGAACGTGGTCTCCGAATCGGTCCGGTCGCTGCGGCCGCCGGTCGCGTCCTCGTCCTCGGATACCGACGTGACCTCGATCTCGACCGGAATGTTGTCGAGATCCTCGTGCGGCGCGGCGCCCGCTCGGACGGTGGCGTGCCGCACCCAGCTGTGCGCGGCCTCGTCGGGACCGAGATCGCGGGTGTGCGTGAGTGCCGCGTCACACATCGCGGCGGCCAGGGTCAGCGTGTCGACGCTGCTCACGTGGGGTACGAGTTCGCCGCCGCGCTTGCGGGACCAGTCGGCGGGGTAGCGCAGCCGTCCGGTCCCGGAATGCCTGGCGCCGGGCTGGTTGGAACGCTGCAGCTGCAGGCCGGACAGTTCCTGCTCGACCTTCTGATAACCGTCACCGAAGTAGCGGCCGGCGCGCGGTCCGAGCGGTTCGTCGTAGCTGGAGAAGGAGGTTGCGGACATGCGGAAACACCAACTTTCAGGATTTTCCGACGGCTACGCCGCCTCGGCCACCGGCGGCAGCTCGAACACCTGGCCCGCGTAGGAGAGCCCGGCTCCGAACGAGACCTGCAGGGTGAGCTGCCCGGGTTCGGCCCGGCCGGACATGACCAGATCCTCGATGGCCAGCGGCAGTGCGGCGGCGGAGGTGTTGCCCGCGCGCCGGACGTCGTCGGCGACCACGACCGAGCCGTCGTCCCAGCCGAGCCGGCGCGCCACCGCATCGATGATGCGGGCGTTGGCCTGGTGCGGGACGAACACCTCGATGTCGTCGAGCGTGACGCCCGCCGCGGCCGCGACCTCGGCGACGATCCCCGGAACCGCGGTGGTCGCCCAGCGGAAGACCTCGGTGCCGTTCATCTTCACGTAGGGCTGCGAATTGCGGTCCGGGTTCGCCCGGAACTGCTCCCAGGACGTCTCCTGCCGAATCATGTCGGAATATTCGCCGAGACTGCCCCACACCGTCCGGCGAATATGTCCCGCACTACTCGAGTTGACGATCGCCGCACCGGCGCCGTCGCCGAAGATCGGCAGTACCGACCGATCGCCCGGCTCGACGTTGTTGCTCATCTTCTCCGAGCCGATGACCAGCACGTTCTCGGCCTGCCCGGAATTGACCAGCGCCGCGGCCTGGCCGATCCCGTGGGCATATCCGGCGCAACCCGCGGAAATATCGAACGCACCGGGCCGGTGACAGCCGAGTTCGGCGGCCACGATGGCCGCGCCGGCCGGCGTCTGGGCCAGGAAAGTCGACGTCGTGAGAATCACGACGTCGATTTCGCGCGCATCCATGTCGACAGCTTTCAGCGCCGAATGCGCCGCGGCCGTCGCCATATAGGTCACGGTCTCCCGGCTATTGGCGAAACGGCGCTCCAGGATTCCGGTGCGCGTGATAATCCAATCTTCTTCGACCCCCAATTCGGAGGCTAATTCCTCGGTGGTCACGACCCTCTCGGGGCGGTAACTTCCAATCATGGAGATGCCGGCTTGTCCTGGCATTTTCCACCCCCTGCGAGGATAGATTTCACACTTGTGCCAACAAACGTATCACTACCTAAGTAGTCTTGTGTCAGATCACAATGCTATAACCGCAGAGCAGGGTACGTGTGTGACGAACGTCACATGTAGTACTCGCGATGAGAGGTTTCATCGCGGGTGAATGATTCGTTCTTACAAGTTGCGAACACGGCCGGAACGTTTTCGTGCTACCGGAACGTAGATTGTCTATTTGATTGTCGGTCGTGAGCGAATCATTCTACGCGCAACCTATGTCGAAGCGTTGACTTTCCGGTTACCGAGTGGCCGGGCCAATTTCACCTCGAGCGTGC from Nocardia sp. BMG111209 harbors:
- a CDS encoding AAA family ATPase; the encoded protein is MKDSPELRLAVTGASPAGKYTVTTALSLATGVPRISVPSETIAPGVERRLTDTVEIPIRAFEARVDSEARAGAGFVSDGSVLHEWATAESLRRGRHRGEWLWHPGDLPFRKFEESFLAAHASIVRRHASVAYDAVVHLRPEPAETDGDHAAAQLTDRILVDALYPLPIPFLVVGGPPEKILARVTNLFALPLRMPLSEAVSIAADETWQDDFPTKQFSVKEIA
- a CDS encoding TetR/AcrR family transcriptional regulator, whose protein sequence is MKARLSAAERREKILEAAGRAFSRGGYAGTSTDVVALEAGVSQPYVVRIFGSKSELFLEVFDRAVRALLSAFEAELAGPESATAPDVWDRLGAVYNTLVADRDVLMVLLQGFSAAAASPQVAGAARGFVSSLYNLLVTRTGCAPERAQQFIANGMLLNALLAMDAPAHAADDAGLAALSQCALGYGCGVEGDWPQLDPSGDVAVSPAVDGRADRNPPSR
- a CDS encoding AvrD family protein; amino-acid sequence: MSATSFSSYDEPLGPRAGRYFGDGYQKVEQELSGLQLQRSNQPGARHSGTGRLRYPADWSRKRGGELVPHVSSVDTLTLAAAMCDAALTHTRDLGPDEAAHSWVRHATVRAGAAPHEDLDNIPVEIEVTSVSEDEDATGGRSDRTDSETTFKFRVGALTGTLTFAHVQGSGPVDLPGVDHADSLAAIFGPQPHHFLHGLKRHSLSATDLVIDEAATRITGRQQITLDGDRRYSGAESAHPDSSSIVDIVVGAAQLSQILLYRLDDLDRARSNTLWMRKLEISASGPDRPTAAPFDGTAEVRRVSIVNRGGQRWRSADMLIKEFNGMVGSCLLAHQLPD
- a CDS encoding beta-ketoacyl-ACP synthase 3, producing MPGQAGISMIGSYRPERVVTTEELASELGVEEDWIITRTGILERRFANSRETVTYMATAAAHSALKAVDMDAREIDVVILTTSTFLAQTPAGAAIVAAELGCHRPGAFDISAGCAGYAHGIGQAAALVNSGQAENVLVIGSEKMSNNVEPGDRSVLPIFGDGAGAAIVNSSSAGHIRRTVWGSLGEYSDMIRQETSWEQFRANPDRNSQPYVKMNGTEVFRWATTAVPGIVAEVAAAAGVTLDDIEVFVPHQANARIIDAVARRLGWDDGSVVVADDVRRAGNTSAAALPLAIEDLVMSGRAEPGQLTLQVSFGAGLSYAGQVFELPPVAEAA